The Leishmania infantum JPCM5 genome chromosome 9 nucleotide sequence AGGCAGCCAATGCGAGGCGCAGACACCTGCCTCACGCTCGGTGCACCCGCCAGCAGACGCCGAACTATCGTCACCGCGGTGGTGTGACACGGTCTACACTGCCGCGACATCCGTACCGAATAGAAACGAGAGTACGGTCACATCTTCCCACACGCTCTTCGACAGCGGAAGCAGCTGCAAGAGGCGGTCACGCGCACCCACCAGCATCGCAAAAGCCGCGACAATGGACGGCGCCTCCGAGGCAGAGACAGGCCCACTTGCCTTTTCGGAGTGAATGCGAAGGGCCTGCGCGGGAAAAGCGCTTTGTGTGAAATCGCGCGACAAGGGCCCCCCGCTGGGAGAGACGCAGGACGTCTCTATGAGAGGAGCACGACACAATACGTTGGGCTACATCAAAGGCAGACATGCGCGCCAGCGATGCACGGCCGGCCATCCACACGGAAAGACTGTCTCTGTACTTGTCGAGAAACCCCATCTGAGGAGGGATGGGGGCAGGGAAGAAGAATGGAAGACGCAAGAGCGCGCTCGCAAGGAGGGCGACATCAAAACGCGCGCCTGAAAGCCGTCAGACGTCACTGTGCTCGCCAAGAAGGCTCTCCGTCGCTCGGGCAGCGCGGAAGAGACCCGCTTGTCGAGTGCACCCTTACGCAGGGAACATCCCCCTGGGTGAGAATACATCAacgcggagctggaggaagagaggaaggccctcacgcgtgcatgcactCAACCTTTGGCGTCTTTCCGTTTGTTTGTTAGTGGGAGTGtgtgaagagagagggggtgtggCGCCCGCAGGCGAAGCCAAGAAGAGCAGCCACCGCCCCTCTGTGAAGACGAGCTCGCACGTGTAACGCCGCGCATCATCATATCACGGGCCCGCGCCCGTGCACTGCATCGGGCTCGCACGCTcacagctgctgcggggGGAACACCTTTTTGCTTTTGTACCGATCTCGCTCCAGTtgctcgcgctgctcgcgcagATGCTGAAGCCCCTCTGGCACACCGACTACGAACTCACCAGGCCGCCCCTTGCGCCGCACATCCGTCAGATGCGCGATTCGGCTGCGAAGACTGCGACTCcacagcagtgccgcctcGCGGTTCTTCTCTTCGTTGCTGCGCAGAAAACCAAAGCGCCACAGCCACTGCACCTCCTGCTCCATCTCCTGCTGCCCGACAGCTGTTGGCGACGCAGGGTCGAAGGTACCGCAGCGGGTGCTAGCTCTGAAGCTTGTGGAAGGAGTGTGGCCCGTCTGCTGCGCGGCTTCCTCATCCTCGTGGCAGGCATACAGCTCCCAGTACTGGCGCTTCTCAATGCGGTGCACTTCGTcagccacggcagccgccttGCCAGACAATCGACCGCGCTCGTGCTCGGCGGTAGGTTTCGACGGTCGGGGCAGGTCACCAAACAAGCACCCGCGTTGACCTATGTGGTTGTACCGCAGTACCAGCTCCTCGCCTGCCTCGATTGTGCGCGAGGCTGTGACGcagacgtcgccgctgtcctcGCGCTGGTAGACAACGTTGGCATTCGCGCGGCTTGTGTGGTTCAGCATGTCCACCAACGGTACGATCGACAGCTGCGGAGGCCCAGGACGGCGCCAGTTCAGGTTGACCGCACGGGAGCGAGTCATAAAGTGCGCCCAACGCAGGGCGCTCTCTTCACCAAGCCAAGCAGCGGAGTCTTGCACTGCCTCCAAGTTGGACGCGCACGACCCACAAGacgggagcagcagcactggcaGCAAGGCGTCCACAAAGTgcgtctgcagctgccgctcccaCGTCAtgaagaggtggagggcgCCTTCCTCCGCttctgcgacgccgccgcgcgcacgctgtgactggcgctgccgctgcgtcagGGCCGACATGCGCCCCTTGAAATAATTCGTGAGCACCGTTGGCGTGAGGGCCGTCTCCATCTCCGGTCGGCGCAGGTCAGCGAGCTCTAACTCAccctgctccaccgcctgcACCATGAGCTCtgtcgaggccgccgccacatctTCACCAGGGGCGACTTCTTTTGTGCGCTGCCCAAGCCGCAGTCGGCGAGGGAGCGGCTCGACGTTGTCGTGACTGAggaagctgctgcgcagcagtgcaCCCATTGGTGGGGGTCGGCGCGGCAGTGCATCGGCCCACGCACGCAGTGGGCTCTCGGCAGGCAGGACGCCAGCGTTCAGCGGGCTGCGTGTGAGATACAGAGCCACCGTCACCAGCAGTGCGTCGCGGGAGAGCAGCAGGTGTGGCGGCACCGAGACTGCCGAGGGAAGAGATGAAATGCGGCTGACCAGATCATCGAagcgctgcgcggcgagcGGCTGGAGGCCAGTTGCCGCGGTCGCGTCCGTTTGTGACGGCTCTCCGCGACAggctcgccgcagcagctgtgaGGCGCGCTCTCCTGTCATGATGCTGTTGCATTTCACAGTACCAAGGTGCTCACCACGGTGGATGCGGGAGGTGGCAACGATGGTGCGAACCGGCAGTGCTTCACCGGCGGGCGTGCCGTTCGAGTACGGTCGAACGGTTTGCTGCAGCTTTGCGGCTTTGATATCGCGCATGCACTGTGACAGCCattcgctgccgcggtgcagcgtgCTGGGGGGAGGCATCGCTCCCAAGGGCGGCGGGTCGAGTGCGGAACGCCACCCGAAGAGGCGCCACAGTCGCACAAAACACCACAGAGGTGCGTCAGGGAGAGGCACTACAGACggacacgcacagacgcctCCGTGCAAGTGGCTGAGCTctgaagggggagaggaaaacGGGAGGGCGAGCTgagcgcgcctgcacgcTCCAAGCAGGGGAGCGACAGCACAAGGGCCACACCGCGCAGGCACAAaaacgcggcggcgtcgcttgCAGAGGAGATCCCTGCAGAGCTTGCGCGCTCGCTTCGCGCGAGCGACCTGAATCAAACGGCGATGagtagaggaagagaggcagagggtCGCGcgaaacacagagagaggacaACGTTGCTGGACTCCACATGAAGAGCTGTATTGGTAGTAAAGTGATAAGACTGCTGCCGAAGGCACTGGAAGGATGGTGAAGGTAAGAGGGCAGTGAActgagggaggggtgggcaGGTGGGTGGGCTCCAGTGGCGGCATGGCGCGCCAGCGTAGTGGCGCCTTCACACGTgcgtgtatctgtgtgtgttgaaTGCGGCATACGTGGACCGTCAAGGCACGCTACCGCGTACACCCATGTCCTGACACTCGCTTGTATCTTATTGGTGCTCCCTTCGACAGACTGCAGTCCTCACGTTGCAGTCATCGCCAGtgtcgcggtgctgctccaGTGAAGCTTCTGCATCCGTGTCTAACCTCGTGGAGTAAAGGCTAAGAAACGCGTTGCGAGAGCCAACTTGCGCACCGCCCTGCGGGCCCGCTCTTACACAAGCTGCACGGGCTCATGTTCAATGAAGCCACGAGGAGGGAAGTGGGCATGCTGCACTGCTTAGTTAGATCATAATGCAaacatggaggaggagggacaACAACACGAGACGTGATGGCAGggaagaaacaaaaaggagccgcgcgcatacacacctGCACAGACGCTGGGTCGAGTCtgtttgtctgtgtgtctgtgaggagagaaagggagcgggacgtgcgtgcctgccgcaGAGGAGACAAGCGCCGCAATGACAAGCGCGCGTGACTGGAAGCCGAAAAAAGCACGACATTACTCATGGAGTCGAGGCGGGATCAGGCGGGGGAATAAAACGAGCAACCGAGAAAACAaccacggcgccggcgcgtctTAAACGTAGTCCACCGCCATGTCGAAGTCACCGCGCTCGACCTGGCGGCGGGTCTCCTTTAGATCACGCTGCTCCGcccgctccctcctctgGGCAGCGTGGCGCTCAGAGAATTCGCTACCGAGGGCGGGCTGACGCCCCTTGCCCATCACCGTCTCCTTGAATTCCTCCACCGTCATGTTGTGCTCCTTGGCCAGCGCCTCGTACTCCTTCTCAATCTCCTCGTTCGTcaccttcttcacctcctgGGAAACCTTCTTCTTCGTGGTGCTGATCTCCTTCTCGATGTCCTTCAGACGGGCCTTGTTCttcacgccggcggcggcgtacaCGTCCTCCGGGATGTTGGCGTCCTTCTGCTGCACACGCTCGTACAGCTCCCGGAGCGCGTCCAGCTTCTTGGAGTAGTCCACCGGCATTTGAGCTAGACACAGGCGGCGAAATAGGAAAGGATGCAagggaaacaaaaaaggtgtgggaggaggagggggcaagcCGGAACGGCGGGTCCCTCTGTAAACAAgtatgtatgtgtatgcgcgaGCCTGGCTTGGCGTGGCGGTGaacgagagcgagaggcggATACGGTGGAGACCTTGTCATGCAGCGAGGCGAAGCCAAAAGAGGGCGGGGAGGAAACAAGTctagcgcagcagcgaaggcatctcgtgcacgcacgcgtacgCATGCATACGTTCGCATGCAGTGAGGAGAGATGGTAGAAGAGGCATCATGCAACGCAGTGCGATCGCACTCGCGACACCATGAAAGGTTTGTGGCTGAAAGAGAGGCTGCCTTGTTGTCGATGCCGAAGGGTAACTTGTTGACAGCGAGTTCGCGCCAGTTGCTCCCTCACTCACCTAcctacacgcgcacgccttCTACTGCACATGGGTAGCCACGAGGAAATCAAATTTGTTTGTGAatgacgcacacacacacaacgctACAGACGACCGCATCGCTGGAGTTGCGCATACACCGTCAGATGCGCACAGTATAGAAGATGAACGACGCGGCCGAGGATGCACAAGAAGGGGCGTGCGTCCGGGGGAAAAGGCAGGGGGCGctgagagcggcagcggcctttAACATCTCTCGATCCTGTTTCTCCTTCCTCATTTCTTGTGCTCCATTCACTTCCGTGCCAGTCGACGAAACGCACACCATTcagtgctgctggcgcttctCGAGGAATTGAGGCAGCGGTGTAATACCGGTGTACGCCACAACTTCATCGTATTCCTTGGCAAGCATGTCCTCCCACGGCACATTGAGATACATGGGCACGGCGGGCTCACCGTGGCGGGAGCAAGGTGCGTTGCGAGAGGCCCACTCCCAATAGAGTCGCATGTGTGCccactgcgctgctgccagaCGCGGTGCTCCACCCAGCAGCGAGAGCAACCCAAGAGGCAGGCCCGTGTGCTTCCACTCAAAGATCTTcaccgccagctcctcctctaTCGAGCGACCACAACCGGTAATGATGTGCACAAAGTCGTGGCACTGCCTGTACCGCGTCATTACATACGCCAAAGTCGGATCAGCAATGTGCTTCACCGCCGTCCGCCCACTTGGCAGGAAATGGTTACGGTCCATATAGGCGGCATACCTGAAGCCGAAGGTGGACGGTGCGAGGCCGCGGCTGAACTCGAGCGCCTCATCGCCCACGACAGGCTGGTGCTTCAAAATGCTGCGGCCCCGCTGGTCAGCCATCATGCAGTTCTTCATGTTCTCCAGCGAATCGAGCGAGCTGAGCTCGCCCACAGCGGAGACGGCATCTGCATTCGTCGGATCGTGGATCGCCCTTAGGCTTTCAActgcgaaggcggcggtCCGATGGGCCAACGCAACACCAGTTGCAATAGGCGGCACCCACTGCATGGCGTGCGCACAGAGCAGACGATTTACCGCGCGCGCAAAGATGGCAGGGCTACGCCGCAAGTGCGCGCACTCACACAGACGTTTAGCGCGTGCGGTCTCGTGAAGCGTGTGTATGCAGCGACTCGGGCTGCAGTTGTTTTGTGCCGTGCAAGGGCTGTGCGGGCTCCCTGCAATGAGAGTAATTAGATGCTGGAAGACACGCCGGTGGCGAGGGGTGGAGGCCGTGGACCTTTCAGTCCGTGCGAGAGAGCTGCTATGAGTATGCTTAGCGCTTCACACCCGCTAAAGAAGGaaggcagcacacacgcgcaacaTGGAGAAAGgaaggacagagagagaacagtGGGTGGGTAAGACGGGGCGAGACGGGTGCGTTGCACAatgtgcagcggctccgTCCTGTTGCAGCGCCGACCCCACGCGGGAGAACGCAAACGATAAAGGAAAGCGCGAGGTTCAGGTCGTCAGGAGGTGACCGGCAGTgcctgcacgtgcgcctgcaTGGGTCTCGACAGCGCCTGCAAACGGGGTTGCTGATCAGGAACAGCGAGAAGTACACTTCGCTCGCTATTAGGGGTTCACTGCAGACGGAGCGAGAAGCGTGAGTGAGAGGAAAGCAAGAGCAATGCCTCTTCGTTCTCTCTTCCCACCAGCCATCCGGCCGGCGGTATCCTGAGGCACCTTCCAGTTGAGACAgagcccccctccttcctcgcgATACAGGCGACCGCGGTTCGTCTCGTGTGGCCTTTCACTGCCTATGCGGCATGGCCGCGGCTGAGCAGGTTAACGcgcaaaacacacacgcacacagtaACCAAAAGGCAACGGGGGATCAGGGGGACGGTCGCACAGGacaggtgcggcagcgcagagaCGACTGTgcgcacgaggaggcgcgctgAAGATGGAGTCCCACACGGACAAGCAAACGACCTTCtcgagagcagcggcagcgttcTCGTCTGTCgtcgcacatacacgcacgcacataaTCTCGCGCGATTGCGTCAAGAGAGGACGAAGAGATAAAGAAACGCGGTTGGCATTGTGGGCGCTGCCCGCTGGCCGCATGTCCTTTTGCCTCATCCGTCCACACTTGGGGGCGGGGAGAGCACATTCCGCCGCGTCTTTTCTACACTCTCGGGCCCCAGTTATCCGTTAAGCAGACTTCTCGGCCAGAACCAGACCTTGTCCGATTCGCGGCGACGGGATTAATGTCGCCGGGAAACTGGTCGAGCACAATTCCAGCGTCTTCTTGTCCGGGAGagagcacacgcagacacccTGCTGCTCACAAGACGGGCCATGGGACATTCTTGCGCCGTCGCAAGTGCGCGTACACATATTGGTGAGAAACCCTCTCTTGTTGCACAGTCCGCGTAGACAGTGCCGTCTGTTCAAAACCAcctgggggaggggggtgggcgCAGTGAGCTGTCGGCGTGCCAGCTGCCTCACAAAAATGAGAGCTGGGAAGCTGCATGGCGACACGTTGACGGCAACACAATTCACGGTAAGACGCCATCTGCACTGCAAAACCAGAAGCACTGCATGAAATGGCGATGAAGCTGTGAGAACGCACCGTACAGGTTTGAGCGCTGAGAGGTGAACACCTTACAGCCGCATGTGTAGGTGCAACGAGCATGCTGTATAACGTCCAAATATGAATCTTGCCTTCGTCCAAAGGAAAGCAAACACGTCAAAAATGGCGAAGAGGGAGCACAAcgcgcctccgcagcgccgtcccgTCTTCGCTGGCGTATTCGATGAAAAGGGGGCctgaaaaaaaaggagaatGGCTCCACCCACAGACAGAGccaatatatatatatatataaggcggggcggggcgggaCGGGCGGCCGTTCTTGCCATCTCCTTCGGGGAGCTATGGTGTTTTGGGTGGACGACAACGCGCCACCACTTTCGCTGGACGCCCATCGTCTGCGCAACAGCCTAGATAAAGCGTAGGTGGAATGCGAGCGTCCCTAGCCGCCATGCATTTGAGCTTCTATggctgcgcgcacacacacacctgacGTGTCTTCGCCCCGGCCTCATcgtctcccctccctccccccgtccCCTGATTTTCATGTGAGCGTAAGTCACCCGTGATCCGTTGTGCCCAATCCTCCTTCGAAATACACTAGCAAGCTTGGCGAGACGCTCTAACGTTGCACGGCTGTGCATtacccacacgcacacaccgtgTGTGATAccgggagagcgagaggggcatCCTCAAAGGTGGAGGCGGGATGGAAGCGAAAACATCGGTGAAGCGAAGCACGAGAAGATCGAAAAGCGCAGGTGAAAGTTACCATGGCGATAATgatgagggggagagcgCGCGCTTGGTAGTGGAGGAGGCACCGAGTATCGAACCCGTCACAGCCAACACCATCACCTACTCATACAGATGCAATCGTAGCATCGGTTAAGCTTACACACGCGCGACGATTACATGCCACTGCTCCTCCATCCACCTCGGCTTGGCGACAGCCCAAGTAATACCGGGTGGATGGGAGGCAGCCATGCGGTGCATGGATCGATGAGTAGCTTTCCTATGCACGCCTAaaagccgccaccgccaccgacaCCGACAGCTtcaccgctgcctctctctcgtcttcgccgtcgctgcgtgATGCGCGGGATGCCTGATGAGgtgacgacgccgtcgaccTCGTCAAAGCCCATCGTGGTACGCCCGTTTTGCAGCTGGCGGTCGGCGAGCTACCAGTGCGCGATACGAAGCTGCAGGGGCACGCGTCGTCAGTGAcctgctgacgctgccgtgccCGCATCAATAGCAAGTATCTTGTGCGCGTTGGTGATGGTGGAGCGGCTCTAGCCAATGACGATAATCGTGCAGCTCTCGCAAAGGTTAGCGATGAGCTGATTGAAAACACGCTGCTTGCGCAGGAGTGCATGTGCGATAGCaatgcgctgccgctgaccgCCGCTCCATCCCCCGCCTCACTCCCCGACGAATGTGCTGTAGCCATCCGAGAGTCCGACGATAAAGCTGTGTGCATTAACCGCCTTTGCCGCCGTCACGGCGGCCTCATGCGAGGCCTTCTCCAGTCCGTGGCTGATGTTGTCCTCAGCAGAACAGCTGAAGACTGCATGTCCTGGGCCACCACTGCGCACTGATGGTGCAGCCACTTGAAAAGAAGGTCGCGAATGTCTCGCCCGTCGACGAGAACGCACATCACCTGTGGCTCGTACATGCAGAGCATGGTGGTGGACTTGCCGCCGCCAGAGCCGCcgacgatggcggtgacGGAGCTGTGCGGAAACTCGCCGGAGATGCTGATCAAAACAATGCGGCCACGTCGCGCTTGGTGGTGCAAGCAGATGCAGTCTAGCACCCTTGACTCCAcaccagcggtggcggtctcACTGCCTTTCGTTGGGGCAAGATCGGTTTTCACCTCAAGCACGGTGAGCATGCACTCGGCCGCACCGATGCTTTTCCTGAGCTGGTTCAGTGCGCCGTTCAGCACCTGATATGCCGAGATCATCCAGCTGAAGTACAGCTAGAAGGTGGCCAGCTGGCCAGCGGCAACGtcgtgcggctgcgccacGACGCTGTACCCGTCAAAGCCTAGCAtcactgctgctgaagcCCAGCTCCAGAAGGCTTGTGGCGCAGAGCGTGCCGGAGAAGACAATGGCTTTGCGAGGTGTCTTGCTCAGTGTCGTGCCCATCGCTGCCACAAACTTCTCGTGCTCCTCGGCCgagaaggcgcagctgaTGCGGATGCTCGAGAAGGCGTCGgtggctgtgctgctgccctgcgccagcgcgtctCAGGCGCCGCGGTAGATGCAAGCCACCTACCGCGCGTACGTCCCGGTGGTGAGGATGATGGGTAAGACCATCATCTGCGTGATCATTGCACGCCGCCAGCAAGCAAGAAAGTACATCGGCATGGCCCCGATGGGCGTGTTGACCTTGGTCAGGGTCAAGCTCATGAGCATCTGAACTGGCTGCGCGGTCACCTAGACGCCATTCGCCATGCACGCCGTCAGCGATCCGACGGTGGTGCAGTCGCAGAAGCGCATGCAGGGGTAGATGAGCTTGGCCAAGAGGTGCTCACGGGTGCCCATGGTGAGGTTGCGTTTGACGAGGATGCTTCAGAAAGAGcgggcgctgccgtccaATGAAGGCAactgcgcatcgccgccatgacgaccccccctctctccgaGGGCTTCTCCTTCGGGTACGTCGTCGTCCACGTCGAGGAGGCGTGAGATAGGGACCCGAATCCCGATCAGCACGACGAGGTACAAAGTCAGCACCACACGCAGGCCCTGCGCGCATGAGGCGCCCACTACGTGACGCGCCTCCAGCTAAACTCATCCCACTTGCCACATATTTTCGACTACCATGGGCGCCGCTATGCAGGCGACGTCGCCGGAGAAGGCGCTGCGAAGAAATATGTGAGGTCCCCACCACGATGACAGGATCATTGCATTTCGGTTGCCCACGCTGTGGCGACCACCACGCAGAGCGGACAGGATCAGAAAAGCACTCCCAAGACCCaaaagagacagagagatgAGCCGTGAGCAGGGGAGCAAAGAACAGGCCACTCCGTCAGGAGACGAACGGAAGAGCGTTGTTCCCGGGCGTGTGATGAGATACGGAAGTGTGCGTGGGGCCCGTTGGATGGAGCGCATATGTCCAAGGCAGGAGAAGAACGCGCAGCGTGGAGGCCCAAGGAGGGAGCTTAGCCAAAGACACGACACTGTCAGACGCAGGCGTAAAGCACTGGTTCCATACTGCAGACATGAGCAGGCCACAAAGAGAGGATAGCAGCGCTGGCCGATGCGTCGACAGGTACGCGCGGATGAGCGTATCAATAGAAGGCAGGTCGCGGTCGGCCCTTCTCTGCGCGACCGgtgagagtgagagaggaagaccgttggagagaaggaagcaGGAGGAACGGTGGGACATCATGAGAGCGACATCTGGGCACCGTCCATATGCGGGTTGCCCACCATCAAGCGCACATCACTCACAGTCTCTACAAAAAGGCGTTGGCAATAACACGGATGCGAGGCAGCGGGAGACTGGGGTGCACTCACCGAATCGCCGACACAGCTCTatggagagaagggaaaagaGCAAGCGGGCATCATCATCACGCCAGCGTTGCCGGTGTGCACTGTTGTcttccacccaccccctgaCCGGAAGTGTAGCGAAGATGCGACAGAAAACAAACACCTCCATGGCGGGAAGCACACGTCTGCCCAAGCACATGGTAACACAAGTGGCAGTGCTTCAGCGGCCTCGATCGAGTCAGTTGTTAACGTTTTTACGGTGCAGCCCCTCCGTCATCGGCACCCGAAAGCACACCACGACGTGGTGACAAAAATGCGTGATGAGGCTGCAGCATCATCGATGATGGCCGTCTcagacaacaacaacgcgGTCGGGGTAGAAGGGAGAGGCGGCGTCACGCACGATCCCCTTCTTGAGCAGGCAATGAGAGGAGAAATGGGAGGCGCAGCACTGTCCAAAGTGCAGCGTCCGCTGGGCACAGTGTCTAAAACGCGTCTCCGCGGCCAATACACAGCCACGGGGGGAGAccaaagaggaggagagcatTAAGAAAGTAGGCTCATGCTTTgcctccaccgctgctgtggctctTACTGTTACTCGACTgaaagccgccgccacttCCCTTGTGGTTACTCGAAGTTCCGCCGTAGCGCCTGTTTTTGTTAGGAGGGCCACCGCGGTGGTTGCGCATGGACCTGTGCGACATCTTCCGCGACGAGTTGTGCACGCGGCCCACGCCTCCCTCAAAGTGCCCATGCGGCGCGGGACCCCCGCTCATCTGATGTACACCGTAGAACGGGgtcgcgtgtgcgtatggCATGTCATACGCCTCTTCGTCGCCTGGATAGTACCCGAACGGGTCCCCATTTTCCTCGGAAGAGCCATCGAAGTacggctcctcctccatcatcTCATACAGCTCAAACGGCACTTCATCCGGCGACTCGGCATGGTAGAAGGGCCCGTGTCCCCCATGATAGCGGTGCCGCTTTGCGTGGTGCGGCTTCGCCCctttgcgccgctgcggctgatTGTCGCTGCTCCACCGGTTGAACTCCTccaacaccgccgctgcgctctcCTTCCCGAGGGCGTTGGCAATGAACTCGAAGCTCTTGCCATCTTGGTACATGTTCACCATCGCCTTCACCTGCTCCTCAGGCCAGGTCGTGGAGGACGAGCTCTTCTTTCCAGCATGTGACTGCCTACCGTCACAGCTGCCGGACGACTGCCGCGGTCTGGCCGAGGCATTACCGCGCGGTGGTCGCCATCGGTCGTTGGCGCGGTAAAACGCCTCCACGTGCATGTTTCGGACAAAgccgtcctcctcgtttTGCCGTCGCATCTCTTCCCACATGAGCTCGTACATGAGGGGGTCCATGTCTTCATACCACGGCTGATACGCACTGTCCTGCTTTGAGTAgtaggaggaggacgaggagtcGGATGCCCCACTTGCGTTTGGCGCGCGCGTAGCCTCGAAGAGCCGCCTGCCCGCCTGATGAAACTGCTTCACCGTGTTGTAGGCGTTGTTAATGTCCGTCATGCGGTTCGTGCTAGAAGCCGCAGAGGAGTTCGACACGTCTGGATGATGCTCCTTGGCGAGGTCTCCGTAGCGCTTCTTCACATCGGTCAAAGTGGCCGAGGCGTGCACCCCAAGTACTTTGTACGCCTTGCGCACATCGTCCTCCGTCGGAACCGTCGCGCAGTGCCGGCACGCCGAAAATGCGAGGGAACCAGGCAGAGACTGGCACGCACGATTAACgagacgcacgcgccaccggcggATGCCGTGCATGATGGCAGGCGTGCCGGATAGTAAAACACGTCGTGCCACGCTCTTGTGGGagctcgctctttctcttggCTCTCGTCTAAAAGAGGGGTCGCAGCCGGACAGCAACGGCGGGTGGCTACGGAAAGCGTATGGGTGTAtatgtgtcggtgtgtgcgaCAGTGCGTCTACAAAGGAGGATgtggacgctgctgcagccaaCGGAAACAAGCGCACCGtagcagctccttctccgttGACTTGACAGCAATAGAAGAAggctgcggcggagcagtcgcgagcgcacacgccaaCACGCTCCAACCACTGTCACCTCCGCCACGTGTTTCGAACGGTCAAGACTCTCGCTGATGGCACGAGTGGCGAATCGGTAGCATAGAATATCACGTGTCGTGTGGGTCGTAAGAGCAGTGCGAAGGACGGGGAGAAGGTTGTGGAGGTGGAGACGCAGCCTGTGCGGGGCTTATCTAAGAGAAAAAGCAAGAGGTCGGCAGAATTGAGCCCCAACGGGAGCATCATATTGTGTTCCACATTCCTGCACAGTGCGCGGCTCGAAGCGCTGCTTTGGTCGGTTTCTCGTCTTGTTGTACCGCTCTTTTTGTCTTCGGTATTCAGTGGAGTGGCAC carries:
- a CDS encoding putative ubiquinone biosynthesis protein-like protein, coding for MKNCMMADQRGRSILKHQPVVGDEALEFSRGLAPSTFGFRYAAYMDRNHFLPSGRTAVKHIADPTLAYVMTRYRQCHDFVHIITGCGRSIEEELAVKIFEWKHTGLPLGLLSLLGGAPRLAAAQWAHMRLYWEWASRNAPCSRHGEPAVPMYLNVPWEDMLAKEYDEVVAYTGITPLPQFLEKRQQH